Within the Methylosinus sp. H3A genome, the region ACGCCGGAGTTTCCGATCGTGCTGCGCGGCGACGCGCAGCCCAATATCAAAGCGTGATGGATGTTCTAGATCTCTTGTCGCGTATCGGCCTTACGCAAGTGGGGCTCGCCACCAAGCCGCTGGTGAAGTGAGCGACCACATGCGAAATTCGGAGAAGGCATCATGAATTCGTGGACTGGACAAAGATATCGTCCGCCGGAGCGTGAAGCTTTCCAGCATCGCAATGACGCGTCTGTGAGAGGCTGGCTGCGCCGCCATAGGGCGACGATCGCGATCGGTGTCGCGGCTCTGTCGATCATCGTCGTCGTTGTCCTTTCCGGACATGACGATCTTCCGCAGCCTCGCCGAATTCACGAACTGTCGATCGTCAATATTCTTCAGCCGCCTCCTCCGCCTCCTCCCCCTCCGCCGCCCGAGCAGAAGATCATCGAGCAGACGACGGTCGACCAGCCGGAGTTCCAGGAGCCGAAGCCGGTCGATGAGCCGCAGAAGGCGCCGATCAAGGATGCGAAGAACGATCCGCCGCCAGGACCGCTCTCGCTCGACGCCAAAGCGCAGGGACCCGGCGATTTGTTCAATCTCGGCGGCAAGCCGGGCGGAAATCCTTATGGCGGCCCGGGCGGCGGAAGCGGATGGGGCTGGTATGCGTCCATGGTGCAATCCCAGCTCCGTTCCGCTCTCGAGGCGCACAAACGGACGCGCAAAGCGACGATGCGCGGCAATATCCGTTTGTGGGCCGATCAGTCCGGTCGCGTGACCAGAGTGCAACTCAACGGAACGACCGGCGACGCCGAGCTCGACGCGGTTCTCCGCAACGAGGTGTTCGGAAACCTCACTCTGCGCGAGCCGCCGCCCAAAGGCATGCCGATGCCGATGATTATTCGGATCACGAGCAGCGTCCGAGTTGATCGGCGCAGATAGTTTCAATCGAAGCCACGGATCGGGGCTGAAGAGTGCTGGGGAGTTTCATGTTCGAGAGAAAGTCGGGAGCGCGTCGCAGTTCGTTGGTCTTCGTCGCGTCTCTTTGCGCATGCGCAGGCTCGGCTCCGGTTGTCGCGCAGGATGCCGCGGACGAGGGAAAGACCGCGGAGCCGAAGCCAACCAGAGTGTCGCGAGCCAAGCCGCTATCGCCCAATGCGACGATCAATCTGGTCAATCTTCTCGTCAAGCAGGGTGTGCTGACGGAGGAGCAAGCGAAATCGCTCGTCGAACAGGCGGCCAATGAGGCCTATGTGCAGCGCCAGGCGGCGAAGGATGCGACCGTGAAAGCGGGGGATGCGGCGAAAGTCGCGGC harbors:
- a CDS encoding energy transducer TonB, which produces MNSWTGQRYRPPEREAFQHRNDASVRGWLRRHRATIAIGVAALSIIVVVVLSGHDDLPQPRRIHELSIVNILQPPPPPPPPPPPEQKIIEQTTVDQPEFQEPKPVDEPQKAPIKDAKNDPPPGPLSLDAKAQGPGDLFNLGGKPGGNPYGGPGGGSGWGWYASMVQSQLRSALEAHKRTRKATMRGNIRLWADQSGRVTRVQLNGTTGDAELDAVLRNEVFGNLTLREPPPKGMPMPMIIRITSSVRVDRRR